From the genome of Alkalimarinus coralli:
GGCTAATCAGCACCTGTATTGGTGCGGATAAATTGTAATCTTCAAGAATGAACTCAAATAGCATGGATACCAGATTGATCAGGTCTTCATCCATCTGGTTTAAGCTGGAGCTCTCTCCGGATGCCTTGTTTTTCTGCTCCAGCAGTGCACCTAATGCGTCTCGAATATTGATAACGGTTGGAGTCTTGTCATCGAGGATCTGCTGTGGCATTTGCTCTTGCAGTGTTGAGAGCATGGACATCAGCTCACTATCTGCAACAAACTCTACACTTCCGTTGGTTGGCGCTGAAAACCCGGTGCCTGTTTGTTGACGAACATTGGCAAGCAGTGATTGTAGCTGGGAAAATATCTCGATCCCGCTGGCTGCCTTATCTGTGCTATCCGAATATGCAGTGTCGATAGGTGAAACTGAAGAGTTGCTGCTTTTTGCTGTGGCTCTGCTTTTCTTGTGCTGATGCTTGAGATCAGGAAGTATGCCCGCTTCAATCAGTTTTTTGTTGGCGCGTTCATAAACATCGCCAAGGTTTGACATAACAAAACGGTCAAACTGCTTGTAGACAATTAGCTTCTCCCGGATATCAATTTCCAGATTTATGCATGCCTGTGTAAATGCGTTGCAGATATGTTCTGGGTCGAGAGGGTTGGCTATATCATCTCTGTTTTCCGGGCTGTAAATTGATGACATGCGGGTTTGAATTTGAAGAAGTTGGCCCTGAAAGTTTGCTCGGGCTTTCGTTATCATCGTATTGGTTGCAACATCTTCTTCGAGCGCATCTTCTTGTACCAGCGAGAGGCTGTCTACATTTACGTCGTCAAGAGCGTCTTTTGCACCTGAGTGCTTCAGCCTGGGAGGTGTTTTGAATAAGTTGGAGAGTGCAAGTTGAAAGTGGTTTTCAATGCCTTTTCGTTGAATTCGAATCTCTCTCATGGCTTCAAAGAAGCGGTTTTGCTCATTATTGCTTCTGGCACCGTTTGCAAGCTCAAAAAACGAGTCATCAATACCGTCGAACATGCTTTGTAGCAGTTCCATTAGGGAAGAGATAGCATCTGTTTGAATGGTCTTCATATCCTTATGAATGTTGTGTGCTAACCCCGACATTTTATGATCTTTAATATAGCTAATGCCAGATTGGTTGTTCATTAAATACTCCCATGGACGACTCTCAACCTGATGATCTTGCCGAGCTCACCGAATGCAC
Proteins encoded in this window:
- a CDS encoding DUF1631 domain-containing protein produces the protein MNNQSGISYIKDHKMSGLAHNIHKDMKTIQTDAISSLMELLQSMFDGIDDSFFELANGARSNNEQNRFFEAMREIRIQRKGIENHFQLALSNLFKTPPRLKHSGAKDALDDVNVDSLSLVQEDALEEDVATNTMITKARANFQGQLLQIQTRMSSIYSPENRDDIANPLDPEHICNAFTQACINLEIDIREKLIVYKQFDRFVMSNLGDVYERANKKLIEAGILPDLKHQHKKSRATAKSSNSSVSPIDTAYSDSTDKAASGIEIFSQLQSLLANVRQQTGTGFSAPTNGSVEFVADSELMSMLSTLQEQMPQQILDDKTPTVINIRDALGALLEQKNKASGESSSLNQMDEDLINLVSMLFEFILEDYNLSAPIQVLISRLQIPILKVVIKDKTFFSKNSHPARKLLNALAKAGIGWNDASEKQRDKLYEQIHSVVHTVLDEFSGDIQLFDTLYQQFSSFIEKEERKAKIVEQRTKESEEGRIKSNKAQQTVEDIIKSKLASVNIPATAKETIQNGWSRVMFLAYLKDDKEHRWQQTTDTLEQLIWCLMPHSDDKARQRWVRTVPGLLKEIKSGLQEVSYNSARLDQTMADMKKALTDAFKQQSLSAATKSEPENISKLADEAPSAHTSIIEKTAIQKQKEIEDAAITEHLLKVDAIESGSWIEFSLVNGSKFRCKLSTKIDEADCLIFVNRMGLKVVEKSRRELAHEMRKGRVKVLEQGLLVDRAMNSVMGNLRKMSGAAAQ